GAGTTAGTAATTATACACTCCCTGCGTTCGTACAAACGACACAGTTTCAACGAAAACCTGCAGTACTTGTCAATGATATGAGTGCAAGTGCATCAGAAGTTGTTGCAGGAGCTGTGAAAGATGCCAATGCAGCAACGTTGTATGGAGAAACTACATATGGAAAAGGACTTATGCAGGCACTATATGAACTTTCAGATGAAAGTGCCTTGAAAATAAGCAATGCACGTTTTTATACTCCAAAACATAACAAGATCAATGAGCAAGGAATTGATCCAGATGTTGAAACCGAGACACCTTTAGTTGATGCACATTTAGCAATGCTACTCGAAGATTATAAAGAGTATCATGGATTAGAGCCTCTTGAGAAGATTGATCCTGAAAAAGCAATTGATATTCGTTTCACACAGCCGATTGACAAAGATACGATATCAACGGATACAATTCAATTGATTGAACTCGGTGGAGGAGAAGTTGATTATACTTCCCAATTAATCGATAAACGAACGTTAAGTATTCAATCAACAGACCCATTAAAAGCAGGCTCACAATACATTTTAGTCGTCCATCCAAATTGGAAAACAACATCAAAAGAAACTGCAAGTCAAGGCATATATGTACAAGTGTTAGTGAATGAATAACCCTTCCTTATATGGAAGGGTTTTTTTATGAATGAAAAATTTACAGTCATTTCAAGCTATATTCATTTGTTGTTAGATTGAGAATATTTGTAATTTTCTTACTCAAATAGTTACAAAGATTTAGTGTGATGTAAATGAAATATGTGTTAAAATAGTAATAAAGTTACATAACGAGGTATAAAACGATAAAATAGTCACATTTTATATGAATTAAATACCAAATAATAGACCTGCTCACGAATAATATGTTGTGTGATCAATAATCAAGATTCGTTACATACGTTTGTAATTCTTGATAACACTTAGAATCTATGTTGAAAATTGAACATGCAGAGAAGAATTGATTTTGTTCCAAATAGAATAGGAAGAAGGTGTGAAAAGATTGGCATTAGTACATCTTGTCCGTTTTTTAGAATTTGCTGAACAGGATGAGAGTTTGATGAAGCATTTAGCGAAAGGAGCAACTGCTGAAGAAATTGCTTCACTTGCTGCTAAATTAGGTTTTGAATTTTCTGCAATAGAATGGACTTCTTTAGAAGAAGATACAAGTCGTAGAAATTTTGACTATGAGGAATTAGAGCGATTATTAGGAAAGATGGGTCATCAAGTATAAAGAATAGAAGTCACATGGGGGTGTAGATGTGACTTCTATTCTTTTATTTCGTCAATGCATCGTATAGTCAACATAATCAGAAAGCTTTAACTTAAGTATGCTTACAGGATACAGTTACTTTTTCGTTCCTGATTGTGCGCCACCTTCGTTGTAACGATTAGCTTGAGCACTACCAAATTCATTGCCAAATTCAGTATCAAATTGCTTCTCTTCAAACCCACGTTTATGTTTTTGTTGTGCATCGTTTTTATTCGTTTTCTTAGCCATAATTATCTCCCACCTTTTGTTTCATAATTGTCTTACGCTCATATTGTGCTCGCTGAAATGATGATTATGTATTGAATTTTTTAGACATTGTAACTATACTGATGTCAGCCAGTTCAGACTCGTTGTATTGAAAGTAGAATAAATTTCATTTGCTCAAGGCTAAGTTTTATTACTTATCAACTGGCATTAACACTTTCACTTTATTACATAAAAAAAGTTAACGTTATTTAAGTGGGTGAAAAGGCGTCCGTAGTTACTTGATTGATTTTACTAATCAGATGGACAAGATGGAAAACAGCCATTGATGGAAGTTTAATTTTATTAACATATTGTTATTTTTATGCATCTAGTGTAAGATATGAATTCTATTCAATATAGATAATTGGGAGAGAGAGCGATGAGGTTATCATGGTTAAAAGTGAATTTTTATACAATTGGTATTTTGATATTAACGCTCGGAATTGCCTTAACGATTCAATCACAATTGGGGACGTCTCCGTTTGATGCATTACTAGTTGGTCTGTATCGGACGGTTGGATTAACGGTAGGAAGTTGGGAAATTATCGTTGGTGCAATAATGGTATTAGGTAATGCACTTGCTGAACGGAAACGACCAGAATATTTGGCATTATTAACTTCATTGATTACGGGCATCGGAATTGATTTCTGGTTATTTGTGTTACGAGATTTTGTGCATCCAGACATTCTCGTATGGAAGGTCGTCTGGTTTACGATTGGAATGATTATATCAGCAATTGGTATTGCAACGTATTTACAAGCTAACTTTGCACCGATACCGATGGATCGTTCCATGCTTGTGTTACGGAATAAAACGGGTTGGAGCTTCGCTGTTTCACGAACGGTTGTCAGTGTTGGGTTATTGATCTTCGCATTTATATTTAATGGACCAATTGGTATTGGAACATTGTTAATTGCAACTTTAAGTGGCCCACTCATCAACATGTGTATTCCATATGCTGATATTCTTGAGAAGAACTTAACGAAACAGAAAGAATGCATTTCAGGTTAGACGTGAAAAACAAGGTATATGTTATTTAAAAGGGCATATTCAAATTGGATATGTTCTTTTTTGTGCAATTTTAGATTGAGTTACTTGATTGTTTTTGGAATAATCAATTCAGAGTAGAAGGAACAAAAGGGTTATCAAAAAATGAGTGTGCAGATAATTTTAACAGTTAATAACAGATTAAGGAGATGAGTAAATATAGTGAAGAATGTAAATGTTGCTAAAGAAAAAATTGTTAAGTTAGCTAGAGAATTTGCGATGTTAGAACTTGGAGGAGATACAAGTGGGCATGATTGGTGGCATGTTCATCGCGTAACTGAAATGGCAAAAACGATTGCAGCAAAAGAAAATGCAGATATCTTTATTTGTGAGCTAGCTGCATTATTACATGATGTTGCTGATGAAAAACTAAATCAAGATGAAATCACTGGAGTTAATAAAGTGAAAAATTGGCTAGATGAAAATGGGGTTGATGATAAATCGACAAAGCATGTCCTTGAAATCATTACAACAATTTCATTTAAAGGTGGCACACAGAAAAAGAAAATGTCTACTTTAGAAGGTCAAGTTGTACAAGATGCGGATCGATTAGATGCAATGGGAGCTATAGGCATCTCTAGGGTTATGTGTTACTCCGGTTTTAAAGGACGTCCTATTCATCACCCTGATATGAAACCTAGAGATAACTTAACATTAGAAGAATATCGTTCAGGTAACGATACAGCTATTATGCATTTTTATGAAAAATTATTAAAATTAAAAGATAGTATGAATACTAATGTTGGAAGAGATTTAGCCAATGGAAGGCATGAATTTCTAGAAACATATTTAGAACAGTTTTATGCAGAGTGGGATGCAACAAGATAACGTAATCGTTTTTAGGTTTATTGAGAGGTTGAAAAGTGTTTTTAGGATTATTGACTAACAAATCTAATTTATGGTAAAATCCACAAAATTATTTTAAAAATGGCTCTGTTAAAGTTGGTTGGTGAAGACGGTGTTGAAATCTATAATACAATTAGGTTATCTAAGTTTAAGGTATAAATATTGCAAAGGAGGTATATGTTATTAAACACTTTAAGAATAAACGCTATTGGATACTTATGCCCCCCTTTTCGATTACTGCTCTAATACTGTTGTTCTTCATTCCTGATGATTTTAGAGGTTATTATATTTTTTTAGTAATCATTATATTTTGGTCTATCTATTATTTTTGGAATTATTATGCAGAAAAGAAGAATCACAGTGAAAATATAGATAATAAATCTTAAACTAAAGGGTGCGTTAGTTTCATAAAACAATAATACAGTATATGACTTCCATATAATTAGGAGTCCTATTATTTCTATAAAATATCAACATTAAACTTTAACAGAGTCAAATAAATAAAACGAACAAATGAAGTTCTCGGAGGATATAAAAGGTGCACCTCTTGTATTCCAGTGGCTTTTTGTTTTACACCAGTAGATGAAGAAGTAGCAAATAGTTCAGTGCATGGAAGCTACCTGATTTTTTTGAAAATCATCATAATTAAATCGTAAAATGTGGTGTTCACTTGCACTATCTAGAAACAGAAAGGCTACTCTGTTAATAACCTTTACGAAACAGATGATGGAAGACATACTTGCCGGTTATGAAGATAAGCTCCCAAATCGAACTACTTTCGAATGGACGATAAATGTATACAAAGGTTTGTTCCCTTATAAGAGGAATCGATTTAATGACTTCCAAGATGAAGAAAAGTGGGAAGGGCTCAACATTCATAAAAACGACCAACGTATTATCGGAGATATGGGATTAAAGGAAGTGTTTCAGATAGAA
The Bacillus solimangrovi genome window above contains:
- a CDS encoding HD domain-containing protein; translated protein: MKNVNVAKEKIVKLAREFAMLELGGDTSGHDWWHVHRVTEMAKTIAAKENADIFICELAALLHDVADEKLNQDEITGVNKVKNWLDENGVDDKSTKHVLEIITTISFKGGTQKKKMSTLEGQVVQDADRLDAMGAIGISRVMCYSGFKGRPIHHPDMKPRDNLTLEEYRSGNDTAIMHFYEKLLKLKDSMNTNVGRDLANGRHEFLETYLEQFYAEWDATR
- a CDS encoding YczE/YyaS/YitT family protein, coding for MRLSWLKVNFYTIGILILTLGIALTIQSQLGTSPFDALLVGLYRTVGLTVGSWEIIVGAIMVLGNALAERKRPEYLALLTSLITGIGIDFWLFVLRDFVHPDILVWKVVWFTIGMIISAIGIATYLQANFAPIPMDRSMLVLRNKTGWSFAVSRTVVSVGLLIFAFIFNGPIGIGTLLIATLSGPLINMCIPYADILEKNLTKQKECISG
- a CDS encoding Nif11-like leader peptide family natural product precursor, which translates into the protein MALVHLVRFLEFAEQDESLMKHLAKGATAEEIASLAAKLGFEFSAIEWTSLEEDTSRRNFDYEELERLLGKMGHQV